One Chromatiaceae bacterium genomic region harbors:
- a CDS encoding peptidase, with protein MTYCVGISVDAGLVFASDSRTNAGSDQVSCYGKMHTLGIPGERQFVILSAGNLATTQAVIAQLRHELKDDPDCPLNKAPYMNEVADYIGEVSRLRQKRHRDKESPNAGFSPAASFILGGQIAGEAPCLHMIYPEGNHITTSRATPFLQIGEAKYGKPILDRIIEQKSTLEDAARCALVSMDSTMKSNVTVGPPVELLLYERDSLVLRMYRRLDEQDAYLNALRASWAENIRLAIAALPPFTLEATGQPPGA; from the coding sequence GTTTTTGCTTCGGACTCCCGGACTAACGCGGGTTCGGACCAGGTGAGTTGCTACGGCAAGATGCACACCCTGGGCATTCCGGGGGAAAGGCAGTTTGTCATCCTGAGCGCGGGGAACCTGGCAACGACCCAGGCGGTGATTGCCCAACTGCGGCATGAGTTGAAGGATGATCCTGACTGCCCACTGAACAAGGCGCCTTATATGAATGAGGTGGCGGATTACATTGGCGAGGTTAGCCGCCTGCGGCAAAAGCGGCATCGGGACAAGGAGTCCCCTAACGCGGGTTTCAGCCCCGCCGCGAGTTTTATCCTGGGGGGACAGATCGCGGGAGAGGCGCCCTGCCTGCACATGATTTATCCCGAGGGCAACCACATCACCACCTCCCGGGCGACACCCTTCCTGCAAATCGGGGAGGCCAAGTATGGCAAGCCGATCCTGGATCGCATCATCGAGCAGAAATCAACCCTGGAGGACGCAGCGCGCTGCGCCCTGGTCTCCATGGACTCAACCATGAAGAGCAATGTCACCGTGGGGCCGCCGGTGGAATTGCTGCTCTACGAACGTGATTCCCTGGTGCTACGGATGTACCGCCGCCTGGACGAGCAGGATGCCTATCTCAACGCCCTGCGCGCCAGTTGGGCGGAAAATATCCGCTTGGCCATAGCCGCTCTGCCACCCTTTACGCTGGAGGCGACTGGCCAGCCACCTGGCGCATGA